The Euphorbia lathyris chromosome 3, ddEupLath1.1, whole genome shotgun sequence genome contains a region encoding:
- the LOC136222822 gene encoding glucomannan 4-beta-mannosyltransferase 2, with the protein MAEDAPRFIIPETFSVTRDGIGAQIYLIWELIRAPLIVPLLQLSVYICLAMSLMLLMERLYMGVVIVLIKLFYKKPEQRYKYEPIQDDVESGSSNYPICLIQIPMFNEREVYKVSIGAACNLSWPADRLVIQVLDDSTDQEIKKVVELECQRWASKGVNIRYQIRESRGGYKAGALKEGLKRSYVKNCEYVTIFDADFAPEPDFLRRAIPFLAHNPDIALVQARWRFVNANECLLTRMQEMSLDYHFTVEQEVGSATHAFFGFNGTAGVWRIGAINEAGGWKDRTTVEDMDLAVRASLRGWKFLYLGDLQVKSELPSTFKAFRFQQHRWSCGPANLFRKMVMEIVKNNKVRFWKKVYVIYSFFFVRKIIAHMVTFVFYCVVLPLTILVPDVYVPIWGAVYIPSVITILNSVGTPRSIHLLFYWILFENVMSLHRTKATLIGLFEYGRANEWVVTEKLGSTLQKNADAAKKTGFKLLKRPRFKFTDRMNTLELGFAAFLFICGCYDYVHGKNSYFVYLFMQTVTFFITGIGYVGTIIPSS; encoded by the exons ATGGCTGAAGATGCACCGAGATTCATTATTCCAGAGACTTTTTCTGTGACCAGAGATGGAATTGGGGCACAAATTTACCTCATTTGGGAGCTAATTAGAGCTCCATTGATAGTCCCTCTTTTACAACTCTCTGTTTATATCTGTTTGGCCATGTCTCTAATGCTTTTAATGGAGAGGCTTTACATGGGTGTTGTCATTGTACTCATTAAACTCTTCTATAAAAAGCCAGAACAACGTTACAAATATGAACCTATACAAGATGATGTTGAATCAGGCAGCTCAAATTACCCTATTTGCCTCATCCAAATCCCAATGTTCAATGAAAGAGAG GTTTACAAGGTGTCAATTGGGGCAGCATGTAATCTATCTTGGCCAGCGGATAGGTTAGTGATCCAAGTGCTTGATGATTCAACAGACCAAGAAATTAAG AAAGTGGTGGAGCTTGAATGTCAGAGATGGGCAAGTAAAGGAGTAAATATAAGGTACCAGATTAGAGAATCAAGAGGAGGTTATAAAGCAGGAGCTTTAAAAGAGGGTTTGAAAAGAAGTTATGTGAAAAATTGCGAGTATGTTACTATCTTTGATGCTGATTTTGCTCCTGAGCCTGACTTTCTTAGACGTGCCATACCTTTCTTGGCTCATAATCCTGACATTGCCCTTGTGCAAGCTAGATGGCGGTTTG TGAACGCGAACGAATGTTTATTGACAAGAATGCAAGAAATGTCACTAGATTATCATTTTACCGTTGAGCAAGAAGTTGGATCAGCTACTCATGCATTTTTTGGATTCAATG GAACTGCTGGAGTATGGAGAATTGGTGCTATCAATGAGGCTGGTGGATGGAAAGACCGGACCACCGTGGAAGATATGGATCTTGCTGTCCGAGCAAGTCTCCGAGGCTGGAAATTTCTTTACCTCGGTGATCTCCAG GTGAAAAGTGAACTTCCAAGTACCTTCAAGGCCTTCAGGTTTCAGCAACACAGGTGGTCATGTGGTCCTGCTAATCTTTTCAGGAAAATGGTCATGGAGATTGTTAAAAATAAT AAAGTGAGATTCTGGAAGAAAGTGTATGTTATTTACAGCTTCTTCTTCGTCAGGAAAATCATAGCTCACATGGTCACGTTTGTGTTTTACTGCGTCGTTCTTCCATTGACAATCTTAGTTCCTGATGTTTATGTTCCGATTTGGGGAGCTGTTTACATTCCTTCCGTAATTACCATCCTCAATTCCGTCGGAACACCGAG ATCAATTCACTTGCTGTTTTATTGGATTCTGTTCGAGAACGTGATGTCCTTACACCGGACAAAGGCAACCTTAATCGGGTTATTTGAATACGGAAGAGCTAATGAATGGGTTGTGACTGAGAAATTAGGAAGTACATTGCAGAAAAATGCAGATGCTGCTAAGAAAACCGGCTTCAAATTACTTAAAAGACCTCGCTTCAAATTTACTGAcag AATGAACACATTGGAGCTAGGATTTGCGGCATTTCTATTCATATGCGGATGCTACGACTATGTTCATGGAAAGAACAGCTATTTCGTATACCTTTTCATGCAAACAGTGACCTTCTTCATCACCGGAATCGGCTATGTGGGAACAATCATCCCGAGTTCTTGA